From Triticum urartu cultivar G1812 chromosome 2, Tu2.1, whole genome shotgun sequence, a single genomic window includes:
- the LOC125538585 gene encoding uncharacterized protein LOC125538585, with translation MAAVQTDKPTSSAAARGDDVDFILQDMEKLGHRMLSMLHSLKTSNGHIFAPSICSYQARELCCTTSRLDRVISKEFPIDEHDHERNPRLVEKEEERFLNIFNKYYEFPEHYDKELARLVVAQEEDAQEGYPEEVGMTFDDLVKKEEEEQARLDKSSMEYLKKRMESERIDLAYERRFWENSWGSKTGRCGGFGDTSKLSPMYFTHYTPGVIPSPAAVAATTLQVYSIKITVPKDFNWPLRAYGTVAARDTVDRNRNILFSRSRSKYQELTQEDCSLCLTGPSRAIVAMDPVDFEVALTVEGVDKYSVSITRDHRVEDGTTFSLSSDRCVAEFNIQQLDRSLQATILGVRVTKGRWPFKCGCRVVCSWSPLAATEDIRTTYRQVVLLDHCGKGMPIGSDDYDLHLSRKVVSVESHGTLRVAIQAYGKSRHWIAPKAHIDFDVQHCQISMRECSVGDATVEVAVAWSLLVNEKADLFLS, from the exons ATGGCCGCCGTCCAAACGGACAAACCAACCTCCAGCGCTGCTGCCAGGGGCGACGACGTGGATTTCATCTTGCAAGACATGGAGAAGTTGGGCCATCGGATGCTATCCATGTTACATTCCCTGAAAACATCCAACGGCCACATATTTGCTCCCTCCATATGCTCCTACCAGGCCAGGGAGCTCTGTTGCACAACGTCCAGGTTAGACAGGGTCATCTCCAAGGAATTCCCCATTGATGAGCACGACCATGAGCGCAACCCGCGGCTtgtggagaaggaggaggagagatTTCTAAATATTTTCAACAAGTACTATGAGTTTCCTGAGCATtacgacaaggagctggcgcggCTAGTTGTTGCACAAGAAGAGGATGCGCAGGAGGGGTATCCCGAGGAGGTTGGGATGACGTTCGACGACCTCgtgaagaaggaggaggaggagcaggcgCGGCTGGATAAATCCTCAATGGAGTACCTCAAAAAGAGGATGGAATCCGAGCGGATAGACTTGGCCTATGAACGCAGATTCTGGGAAAATTCATGGGGCAGCAAGACCGGAAGGTGCGGTGGCTTCGGAGATACAAGTAA ATTGAGTCCTATGTACTTTACACACTACACACCCGGTGTCATCCCATCCCCAGCTGCTGTTGCCGCTACCACCTTGCAGGTCTACTCCATCAAAATAACGGTTCCGAAAGACTTCAACTGGCCACTCAGAGCGTACGGCACGGTCGCTGCTCGAGACACCGTGGATCGCAACCGCAACATTCTCTTCTCTCGATCAAGGTCTAAGTACCAAGAACTCACCCAAGAA GATTGTTCTTTATGCTTGACTGGTCCGTCTCGTGCGATTGTTGCTATGGACCCTGTTGACTTTGAAGTTGCACTCACGGTTGAGGGGGTGGACAAATATAGCGTGTCGATCACCCGTGACCACCGCGTTGAAGATGGTACCACTTTCTCGCTCTCCAGTGACCGTTGTGTCGCAGAGTTCAACATTCAGCAGCTCGATAGATCGCTCCAGGCTACTATCTTGGGTGTGCGCGTGACAAAAGGACGGTGGCCTTTCAAATGTGGATGCCGAGTTGTCTGCTCCTGGTCTCCCTTGGCTGCAACAGAGGACATTCGTACCACTTACAGGCAAGTTGTGTTGCTTGACCACTGTGGTAAAGGAATGCCTATAGGATCAGACGACTACGACCTTCATCTCTCGAGGAAAGTGGTTTCAGTGGAATCACATGGAACGCTGAGAGTGGCCATCCAAGCATATGGGAAGTCGCGTCACTGGATTGCTCCAAAGGCTCACATTGACTTCGATGTTCAACACTGCCAAATAAGCATGCGTGAGTGTTCAGTTGGGGATGCCACAGTGGAGGTTGCCGTAGCCTGGTCCTTGCTTGTCAATGAAAAGGCGGACCTCTTCCTCAGTTGA